One window of Alteromonas sp. LMIT006 genomic DNA carries:
- a CDS encoding PleD family two-component system response regulator, translated as MKLLVIDDDEYTLFQIAALASCMDLSVYQAEDAEQGIKILESMNEPVIVILDILMPGNDGFTFCQLVRNISLEHSPYIIAYSSLSEKDVLVQILESGADDFVQKGQSKNILLARLSVARRNIEYRKEQSHKLSLLDNEITRAHNHHLLNIQLMNLIAYHLKFTAAQCDTLDYAKEVSHWTDYMLWISDKLHHETNFLIEDVITSIRDYFGKSIYQVRFQSAQGKRQQKMMLANFNVTSILAKSLIRVVSAQEHLQNFSFKIAQREVGDFSFIEFNLVGEITDFVLAQPNVEAFAFAQKEFNCIHQISELTGGYFDTQKRDAFISYRLGLPTKVLSGVTI; from the coding sequence ATGAAACTACTGGTTATCGATGACGATGAATATACCTTGTTCCAAATTGCTGCGTTAGCAAGTTGCATGGATTTATCCGTTTATCAAGCAGAAGATGCAGAACAAGGGATCAAGATTTTAGAGTCGATGAACGAACCAGTTATTGTCATTTTAGATATTTTGATGCCAGGCAATGACGGCTTTACTTTTTGCCAGCTAGTTCGCAATATTTCATTGGAACATTCCCCTTATATAATTGCATATTCCAGCCTCTCAGAAAAAGACGTGTTAGTGCAAATACTTGAGAGTGGTGCGGATGATTTTGTACAAAAAGGTCAAAGCAAAAATATCCTTCTGGCGCGGCTCAGTGTTGCCCGCCGCAATATAGAATATCGCAAGGAACAGAGCCATAAACTCTCGTTATTAGATAACGAGATCACTCGCGCCCATAATCATCATTTACTCAATATTCAGTTGATGAATTTGATTGCTTACCACTTAAAATTCACAGCGGCACAGTGTGATACCCTTGATTATGCTAAAGAAGTTTCACATTGGACTGACTATATGTTGTGGATTTCAGATAAATTGCACCATGAAACAAACTTTCTAATCGAGGATGTCATAACATCGATAAGAGATTATTTTGGCAAATCAATTTATCAAGTACGCTTTCAATCTGCTCAAGGGAAACGTCAGCAAAAAATGATGCTAGCCAACTTTAATGTAACTAGTATTCTAGCAAAGAGTTTAATTCGCGTTGTCAGCGCTCAAGAACATCTCCAAAATTTTTCATTCAAAATCGCACAAAGGGAAGTCGGTGATTTTAGTTTTATTGAATTCAACTTGGTAGGCGAAATTACTGATTTTGTATTAGCTCAGCCCAACGTAGAAGCATTCGCTTTTGCACAAAAAGAATTCAATTGTATACATCAAATTAGTGAGTTAACAGGTGGGTATTTTGATACGCAAAAACGGGACGCTTTCATTAGCTATCGTCTCGGCTTACCAACAAAAGTTTTATCAGGTGTCACTATATAG